One region of Danio rerio strain Tuebingen ecotype United States chromosome 5, GRCz12tu, whole genome shotgun sequence genomic DNA includes:
- the si:dkey-174n20.1 gene encoding uncharacterized protein LOC796174: MYLLYTIISALVCFLVLKWMKRRRYCTDLKRLDGKTVLITGGNSGIGKETAVALAMRGARVIIACRDEEKARKAVREIKARSHNMNVLHMEVDLANMRSIREFSKTFLQKEKRLDILINNAGMPGVLDWTDDNFSMCFGVNHLGHFLLTNLLLPRLKESSPSRVINLTCSSYKYQKLNFQDLNYNLFPFFTYCRSKLANIYFTQELARMMEGKGVTAYAVHPGYVRSRWTCHFSVLYQILAQVVMFMFFVSCEAGAQTVVYCAVSDEVLPRNGGYFTDCRPAPLKAFARDSGVAKKLWEASERLVKLA, encoded by the exons ATGTATCTGTTATACACTATAATTTCCGCACTTGTGTGCTTTTTAGTATTGAAATGGATGAAACGGAGAAGGTATTGCACTGATCTAAAGAGGTTAGATGGAAAAACAGTTCTTATAACTG GTGGAAACTCTGGGATTGGGAAGGAGACGGCAGTGGCGCTGGCTATGCGAGGTGCTCGGGTCATCATCGCCTGCAGAGATGAGGAGAAAGCGAGGAAGGCTGTTCGAGAGATAAAGGCCAGGAGCCACAATATGAATGTGCTGCATATGGAGGTCGATCTGGCCAACATGAGGTCCATACGAGAGTTCAGCAAAACCTTCTTACAGAAGGAGAAGCGGCTGGATATTCTCATCAATAATGCAG GTATGCCCGGCGTCCTCGACTGGACCGATGACAACTTCTCCATGTGCTTTGGCGTGAATCACCTCGGCCACTTCTTACTGACAAACCTTCTCCTGCCCCGGCTGAAAGAGAGCTCGCCGAGCAGAGTGATCAACCTGACCTGCTCCAGCTACAAATACCAGAAGCTCAACTTCCAAGATCTCAACTACAACCTGTTCCCCTTCTTCACCTACTGCCGCAGCAAACTGGCCAACATCTACTTCACCCAGGAGCTCGCTCGCATGATGGAGGGCAAAGGAGTGACTGCGTATGCCGTTCATCCAG GTTATGTTCGGAGCCGCTGGACCTGCCACTTCTCAGTTCTGTACCAGATCCTGGCGCAGGTGGTGATGTTCATGTTTTTTGTGTCGTGTGAAGCCGGAGCGCAGACGGTGGTCTATTGCGCAGTGTCAGACGAGGTGCTCCCACGTAATGGAGGATATTTCACGGACTGTCGGCCCGCTCCTCTGAAAGCCTTTGCTAGAGATTCTGGAGTCGCAAAAAAGCTCTGGGAGGCCAGTGAGAGGCTGGTTAAACTGGCCTGA